The following are encoded together in the Oryzias melastigma strain HK-1 linkage group LG17, ASM292280v2, whole genome shotgun sequence genome:
- the LOC112144462 gene encoding transcription factor jun-D, whose product MPTTNTAEVFQSAMMKEQVNPNSRPLGEPDAILNPPDLGLLKLTPPDLERLFIQSSGLVSAAHPPPHLLYYPKAASDEQEFAEGFVKALEDLHQQNQLSEAGLEHPAGLHPGDLPVYTTLNDYANGPLGAADGARPPAHPSGAPPRAAAAAAMSRLQSARAVKDEPQTVPDMQSFGESPPLSPIDMDNQERIKAERKKLRNRIAASKCRKRKLERISRLEDKVKTLKTQNVELASTASVLREQVAQLKQKVMNHVSSGCQLLPTQVQAY is encoded by the coding sequence ATGCCCACGACAAACACCGCGGAGGTTTTCCAGAGCGCGATGATGAAGGAGCAAGTCAATCCGAACTCCAGGCCGCTGGGAGAACCTGACGCGATCCTGAACCCGCCGGACCTGGGACTCCTCAAACTGACGCCTCCTGACCTGGAGCGCCTCTTCATCCAGTCCAGCGGTCTGGTGTCCGCCGCTCACCCGCCTCCTCACCTCCTTTACTACCCGAAGGCGGCCAGTGACGAGCAGGAGTTCGCGGAGGGGTTCGTGAAGGCCCTGGAGGACCTCCACCAACAGAACCAGCTGAGTGAAGCCGGACTGGAGCATCCCGCGGGTCTGCATCCGGGAGACTTACCGGTGTACACCACACTGAACGACTATGCGAACGGCCCGCTGGGAGCCGCGGACGGCGCGCGCCCGCCGGCCCATCCGAGCGGCGCGCCCCCGCgggccgccgccgccgctgcgaTGTCCCGGCTCCAGTCCGCCAGAGCGGTGAAGGACGAGCCACAGACCGTACCGGACATGCAGAGCTTCGGTGAAAGCCCCCCCTTGTCTCCGATCGACATGGACAACCAGGAGCGCATAAAGGCGGAACGGAAAAAGCTGCGCAACCGGATAGCCGCCTCCAAATGTCGCAAAAGGAAACTGGAAAGAATTTCTCGGCTGGAGGACAAAGTGAAGACCCTGAAGACGCAGAACGTGGAGCTGGCATCAACAGCCAGCGTCCTGAGGGAACAGGTGGcccagctcaagcagaaggtgATGAACCACGTCAGCAGCGGCTGTCAGCTTTTACCCACGCAGGTCCAAGCCTACTGA